Proteins encoded by one window of Chromobacterium violaceum ATCC 12472:
- a CDS encoding metal ABC transporter substrate-binding protein, whose protein sequence is MKKTLAALLLLGMPALALAKVPVVASFSIIADMAREIGGDRVEVVSLVGPDQDAHVFQPSPADIKKVSAAKVLVTNGLGLEGWMTRLDKAANFRGVTVVASKGIRTREAAEEEHAEDGHDHGHDHGAVDPHAWHDPARVQTYIRNISAGLIQADPAGKAEYQRRAADYAAKVKAVDDWAQRQFAAVPPAKRKILTSHDAFGYLGERYQLKVLAIQGVSTESEASAKGVAQLTRQVRKEGVKAVFMENMSDARLLRQLSAEAKVQIGGKLYADALSGPGGPAASYLQLMRYNVDTIMKSFR, encoded by the coding sequence ATGAAGAAGACTTTAGCCGCCTTGCTGCTGCTGGGCATGCCGGCCCTGGCCTTGGCCAAGGTGCCGGTGGTGGCCAGTTTCAGCATCATCGCCGACATGGCCCGCGAAATCGGCGGCGACCGCGTCGAGGTGGTGTCGCTGGTCGGCCCGGACCAGGACGCCCACGTGTTCCAGCCGTCGCCGGCCGACATCAAGAAGGTGTCCGCCGCCAAGGTGCTGGTGACCAACGGCCTGGGCCTGGAGGGCTGGATGACCCGTTTGGACAAGGCGGCCAATTTCCGCGGCGTGACCGTGGTGGCGTCCAAGGGCATCCGGACCCGGGAAGCGGCGGAAGAGGAGCATGCCGAGGACGGCCATGATCACGGCCACGATCACGGCGCGGTGGATCCGCACGCCTGGCACGACCCGGCGCGGGTGCAGACCTATATCCGCAACATCAGCGCCGGCCTGATCCAGGCCGATCCGGCGGGCAAGGCCGAGTACCAGCGCCGCGCCGCCGATTACGCGGCCAAGGTGAAGGCGGTGGACGACTGGGCCCAGCGGCAGTTCGCCGCGGTGCCGCCCGCCAAGCGCAAAATCCTGACTTCGCACGACGCCTTCGGCTATCTGGGCGAGCGCTACCAGTTGAAGGTGCTGGCGATCCAGGGCGTCAGCACCGAGTCCGAGGCCTCGGCCAAGGGGGTCGCGCAGCTGACGCGGCAGGTGAGAAAAGAGGGCGTCAAGGCGGTGTTCATGGAAAACATGAGCGATGCCAGGCTGCTGAGGCAGCTGTCCGCCGAGGCCAAGGTGCAGATCGGCGGCAAGCTGTACGCCGACGCGCTGTCCGGCCCCGGCGGTCCGGCCGCCAGCTATCTGCAGCTGATGCGCTACAACGTCGACACCATCATGAAATCGTTCCGCTGA
- a CDS encoding glutathione S-transferase, translated as MKLIGMLDSPYVRRVAISLQLLGLPFEHQPLSVFSAFDRFREINPVVKAPTLVCDDGTVLMDSTLILQYAESIAPERSLLPSDPRRLLQSLRVTGLALVACEKSVQVVYERKLRPEDARYPPWLERISGQLLAAYDELERVFASGWPDIDGGVIDQAALTTAVAWRFSRRMTADIVPETQYPALAALSARAEALDAFQAAPFGDGVCRAVR; from the coding sequence ATGAAGCTGATAGGCATGCTGGACTCCCCCTATGTGCGCCGCGTCGCGATTTCCCTGCAATTGCTCGGCCTTCCGTTCGAGCACCAGCCCTTGTCGGTGTTCAGCGCCTTCGACCGTTTCCGCGAGATCAACCCGGTGGTGAAGGCGCCCACGCTGGTGTGCGACGACGGCACGGTGCTGATGGATTCCACATTGATTCTGCAATACGCCGAGTCGATCGCGCCGGAACGCAGCCTGCTGCCGTCCGATCCGCGGCGGTTGCTGCAGAGCCTGAGGGTGACCGGGCTGGCGCTGGTGGCCTGCGAGAAGAGCGTGCAGGTCGTCTACGAGCGCAAGCTGCGGCCCGAGGACGCGCGCTACCCGCCCTGGCTGGAGCGGATCAGCGGCCAGCTGCTGGCCGCTTACGACGAGCTGGAGCGGGTGTTTGCGTCCGGCTGGCCGGACATCGACGGCGGCGTCATCGACCAGGCCGCGCTGACCACCGCTGTCGCCTGGCGCTTCAGCCGGCGGATGACGGCGGACATCGTGCCGGAAACCCAGTATCCGGCGCTGGCCGCCCTGTCCGCCCGGGCGGAGGCGCTGGACGCGTTCCAGGCGGCGCCGTTCGGCGACGGCGTGTGCCGCGCGGTTCGCTGA
- a CDS encoding sulfite exporter TauE/SafE family protein, producing MIETNYWILFLAGLLGGGHCVGMCGGIVAALTLHQPTGHARWRVLAGYNLGRIASYALIGALLGGVAAGGLSLASTHSWQLGLAALADLMLIAMGLYLAGFAQAVTALEKLGQPVWRRIQPLVGRLLPVRSAGRAVAVGAVWGWLPCGLVYSASISALASGSAGAGAGLMLAFGLGTLPNLLLMGVFADSLRRWMQKRPVRLAAGLGVAGIGAWKLAQLVSGTIS from the coding sequence ATGATTGAGACAAATTACTGGATTCTGTTCCTCGCCGGCCTGCTGGGGGGAGGACATTGCGTCGGCATGTGCGGCGGCATCGTCGCCGCCCTCACCCTGCACCAGCCTACCGGCCACGCCCGTTGGCGGGTGCTGGCCGGCTACAATCTCGGACGCATCGCCAGTTACGCGCTGATCGGCGCGCTGCTGGGCGGGGTGGCTGCCGGCGGACTCAGCCTGGCGTCCACGCATTCCTGGCAGCTGGGCCTGGCCGCGCTGGCCGATCTGATGCTGATCGCGATGGGCCTCTATCTGGCGGGATTCGCCCAGGCCGTCACCGCGCTTGAAAAGCTGGGACAGCCCGTCTGGCGGCGGATTCAGCCGCTGGTGGGGCGGCTGCTGCCGGTGCGATCCGCCGGCCGCGCCGTCGCGGTGGGCGCGGTATGGGGCTGGCTGCCCTGCGGACTGGTCTACAGCGCGTCGATCTCGGCGCTGGCCAGCGGCTCGGCCGGCGCCGGCGCCGGCCTGATGCTGGCCTTCGGCCTGGGCACGCTGCCCAACCTGTTGCTGATGGGGGTGTTCGCCGACAGCCTGCGCCGCTGGATGCAAAAACGCCCAGTGCGGCTGGCGGCCGGACTGGGCGTGGCGGGAATCGGCGCGTGGAAGCTGGCTCAGCTGGTCAGCGGAACGATTTCATGA
- a CDS encoding metal ABC transporter ATP-binding protein has translation MSIILNNLTVSYQRHPAVHHISGRFADGDATAIFGPNGAGKSTLLKAMIGALTPDAGGVDLNGYRRSDIAYLPQQAEIDRSMPVSVLELVCTGLWHQSGPFGGVGRDGMARAIEALEQVGLADFALRPIAALSSGQFQRVLFARILVQDARLILLDEPFNAVDAKTTEDLLGLVAQWRRERRTVIAVLHDALQVRAHFPHTLLMAREVIAWGDSATVLNDDNLRRAVDTAAHWQAQAPVCGLDGASA, from the coding sequence ATGAGCATCATCCTGAACAACCTGACGGTGTCCTACCAGCGCCATCCGGCGGTGCACCACATCAGCGGCCGCTTCGCCGACGGCGACGCCACCGCGATCTTCGGACCCAACGGCGCGGGCAAGAGCACCTTGCTGAAGGCGATGATAGGCGCGCTGACGCCGGATGCCGGCGGCGTGGACCTGAACGGCTACCGCCGCAGCGACATCGCCTACCTGCCGCAGCAGGCCGAGATCGACCGCAGCATGCCGGTCAGCGTGCTGGAGCTGGTTTGCACCGGGCTGTGGCACCAGAGCGGGCCGTTCGGCGGCGTGGGCCGCGACGGCATGGCCCGCGCGATCGAGGCGCTGGAGCAGGTGGGCCTGGCCGACTTCGCGCTGCGGCCCATCGCCGCGCTGTCGAGCGGCCAATTCCAGCGCGTGCTGTTCGCCCGCATCCTGGTGCAGGACGCCAGGCTGATCCTGCTGGACGAGCCCTTCAACGCGGTGGACGCCAAGACCACCGAGGACCTGCTGGGCCTGGTGGCGCAGTGGCGGCGCGAGCGGCGCACCGTGATCGCGGTGCTGCACGACGCGCTGCAGGTGAGGGCGCATTTCCCGCACACGCTGCTGATGGCGCGCGAGGTGATCGCCTGGGGCGACAGCGCCACGGTATTGAATGACGACAATCTGCGGCGCGCGGTGGACACCGCCGCCCACTGGCAGGCCCAGGCGCCGGTTTGCGGCCTGGATGGAGCAAGCGCCTGA
- a CDS encoding GFA family protein: MYILGACHCGNISFELDWPDDDAIPARRCGCGFCRKHGGVWTASPGGRLAVTLRDRRRVSHYRFGTGTADFHICSDCGVAPLVTSEIGGRLHAVVSVNAFETPDLPLGDAVDVSFDGESEAERLARRARNWIPDVRFA, from the coding sequence ATGTACATCCTGGGGGCCTGCCACTGCGGCAATATTTCCTTCGAACTGGACTGGCCGGACGACGACGCCATCCCGGCGCGACGCTGCGGCTGCGGCTTCTGCCGCAAGCATGGCGGCGTATGGACCGCCTCGCCCGGCGGCAGGCTGGCGGTAACGCTGCGCGATCGCCGGCGGGTATCGCATTACCGTTTCGGCACCGGCACCGCCGATTTCCACATCTGCTCCGATTGCGGCGTCGCGCCGCTGGTCACCAGCGAGATCGGCGGCCGCTTGCACGCCGTGGTCAGCGTCAATGCCTTCGAGACGCCGGATCTGCCGCTGGGCGACGCGGTCGATGTCTCTTTCGATGGCGAAAGCGAAGCGGAAAGGCTGGCGCGCCGCGCCCGCAACTGGATTCCCGATGTCCGTTTCGCCTGA
- a CDS encoding GNAT family N-acetyltransferase, protein MSVSPDRSAIVRLEALPSAVLADLAAGRRPTGLRRACEEGALPPPEVARRALRLQAEGVEARWSLPYAMIDEGGALVGACGFKGPPSLGVVEIGYAVAPSRRGRGIAAAAVAQLLQKAAAGGARRVLARINPDNAASSRVADKLGFVRGEVALDDDGEPLAQWLWPAAIDFPVDGDAS, encoded by the coding sequence ATGTCCGTTTCGCCTGATCGTTCCGCCATTGTCCGCCTTGAAGCCTTGCCGTCCGCCGTGTTGGCCGATTTGGCCGCCGGCAGGCGGCCGACGGGTTTGCGCCGCGCTTGCGAGGAGGGCGCCTTGCCGCCGCCGGAAGTGGCGAGGCGGGCGCTGCGCTTGCAGGCTGAGGGCGTGGAGGCGCGCTGGAGCCTGCCTTATGCCATGATCGATGAGGGTGGCGCCCTGGTCGGCGCCTGCGGCTTCAAGGGACCGCCCAGCCTGGGCGTGGTGGAAATCGGCTATGCGGTGGCGCCCTCGCGGCGCGGGCGCGGCATCGCCGCCGCCGCCGTGGCGCAATTGCTGCAGAAGGCTGCGGCCGGCGGCGCGCGCCGGGTGCTGGCCAGGATCAATCCGGACAATGCCGCGTCGTCCCGGGTGGCGGACAAACTGGGTTTCGTCCGCGGCGAGGTGGCGTTGGACGACGACGGCGAGCCGTTGGCGCAGTGGCTGTGGCCGGCGGCGATCGATTTTCCCGTTGATGGAGACGCATCATGA
- a CDS encoding metal ABC transporter permease — MQHLYDLLVSPFVEFAFMRRALAGCLALALGSGPIGLFLVMRRMSLMGDAMSHAVLPGAAVGFMFAGLSLPAMSLGGFVAGVLVALLAGLATRFTSIKEDASFAAFYLLSLSLGVLLVSRGGSNVDLMHILFGSVLAVDDAALYLVSGVATVTLLTLAVIYRPLLLESLDPVYLRAVGARGAWWHLLFLMLVVLNLVAGFQSLGTLMAVGLMMLPAITSRLWTERIEAMLALAVAIAFFSGLGGLLLSYHFELPSGPAIILLAGVVYLLSLLFAPVGGALPRYIRARHLES; from the coding sequence ATGCAACACTTGTACGATCTTCTGGTTTCGCCCTTCGTCGAATTCGCCTTCATGCGCCGCGCCCTGGCCGGCTGCCTGGCGCTGGCGCTGGGCTCGGGGCCCATCGGCCTGTTCCTGGTGATGCGGCGCATGAGCCTGATGGGCGACGCGATGAGCCACGCCGTGCTGCCCGGCGCCGCCGTCGGCTTCATGTTCGCCGGCCTCAGCCTGCCGGCGATGAGCCTGGGCGGCTTCGTCGCCGGCGTGCTGGTGGCGCTGCTGGCCGGTTTGGCCACCCGCTTCACCAGCATCAAGGAGGACGCCAGCTTCGCCGCCTTTTACCTGCTGTCCCTGTCCTTGGGCGTGCTGCTGGTGTCCCGGGGCGGCAGCAACGTCGATCTGATGCACATCCTGTTCGGCTCGGTGCTGGCGGTGGACGACGCCGCGCTGTACCTGGTGTCCGGCGTGGCCACGGTGACGCTGCTGACCTTGGCCGTCATCTACCGGCCGCTGTTGCTGGAAAGCCTGGACCCGGTCTACCTGCGCGCGGTGGGCGCGCGCGGCGCCTGGTGGCATCTCTTGTTCCTGATGCTGGTGGTGTTGAACCTAGTGGCCGGCTTCCAGTCGCTGGGCACGCTGATGGCGGTCGGCCTGATGATGCTGCCGGCGATCACCTCGCGGCTGTGGACCGAGCGCATCGAGGCCATGCTGGCCTTGGCGGTGGCCATCGCCTTCTTCAGCGGCCTGGGCGGTCTGTTGCTGTCCTACCACTTCGAGTTGCCGTCCGGCCCCGCCATCATCCTGCTGGCCGGCGTGGTCTATCTGCTGTCTTTGCTGTTCGCGCCGGTTGGGGGCGCGTTGCCGCGCTACATCCGCGCGCGGCATCTGGAATCTTGA
- a CDS encoding cytochrome c, whose amino-acid sequence MKLMKTLGLAALLACAANAAQAHVDTEGVRRGAYLARVSDCIACHSAPGGKENAGGLPMDTPVGKIYSTNITPDKETGIGDYSYEDFARALRRGVAKEGHSLYPAMPYTSFARINDDDMRDLYAYFMHGVQPVKQANRDSDIPWPLSMRWPLTLWRWMFHDDSRYQPDAGKSAEWNRGAYLVQGMAHCGTCHTPRGAAFQEVALSDKKPGYLTGAQLAGWYAGNLTGDAREGLGGWSAEELVQYLQTGRNRHTAAFGPMAEVVHYSSQHINAADLSAIAVYLKSLPGAGAADVAPVRTGAALFFENCATCHQANGQGHDQVVPALAGSSAVMARDATSLIRVVLEGGVNARTRHLAWEYSMPGYAQQMSDQEVADVLTYMRQSWGNAASPVAAGDVAKVRGIVAAGAHPK is encoded by the coding sequence ATGAAACTGATGAAAACCCTGGGCCTCGCGGCCCTGCTGGCCTGCGCGGCGAACGCCGCCCAGGCGCATGTCGACACCGAGGGCGTGCGCCGCGGCGCCTACCTCGCCCGCGTGTCGGACTGCATCGCCTGCCACAGCGCGCCCGGCGGCAAGGAAAACGCCGGCGGGCTGCCGATGGACACCCCGGTGGGCAAGATCTACTCCACCAACATCACGCCGGACAAGGAAACCGGCATCGGCGACTACAGCTACGAGGACTTCGCCCGCGCGCTGCGCCGCGGCGTGGCCAAGGAAGGCCATTCGCTGTACCCGGCCATGCCCTACACCTCGTTCGCGCGCATCAACGACGACGACATGCGCGACCTGTACGCCTATTTCATGCACGGCGTGCAGCCGGTGAAGCAGGCCAATCGCGACAGCGACATCCCGTGGCCCTTGTCCATGCGCTGGCCGCTGACGCTGTGGCGCTGGATGTTCCATGACGACAGCCGCTACCAGCCCGACGCGGGCAAGAGCGCTGAATGGAACCGCGGCGCCTATCTGGTGCAGGGCATGGCCCACTGCGGCACCTGCCACACCCCGCGCGGCGCCGCTTTCCAGGAGGTGGCGCTGAGCGACAAGAAACCGGGCTACCTGACCGGCGCGCAGCTGGCCGGCTGGTACGCCGGCAACCTGACCGGCGACGCGCGCGAAGGCCTGGGCGGCTGGTCGGCCGAAGAGCTGGTGCAATACCTGCAGACCGGCCGCAACCGCCACACCGCGGCCTTCGGCCCGATGGCGGAAGTGGTGCACTACAGCAGCCAGCACATCAACGCCGCCGACCTGTCGGCGATCGCCGTCTACCTGAAGAGCCTGCCCGGCGCGGGCGCGGCCGACGTCGCGCCGGTGCGCACCGGCGCCGCGCTGTTCTTCGAGAACTGCGCCACCTGCCACCAGGCCAACGGCCAGGGCCACGACCAGGTGGTGCCGGCGCTCGCCGGCAGCTCGGCGGTGATGGCGCGCGACGCCACCTCGCTGATCCGCGTGGTGCTGGAAGGCGGCGTCAACGCCCGCACCCGCCACCTGGCCTGGGAATACAGCATGCCCGGTTACGCGCAGCAGATGAGCGACCAGGAAGTGGCCGACGTGCTCACCTACATGCGCCAGAGCTGGGGCAACGCCGCCAGCCCGGTGGCCGCCGGCGACGTGGCCAAGGTGCGCGGCATCGTCGCCGCCGGCGCGCATCCGAAGTAA
- a CDS encoding CobW family GTP-binding protein: MNNKTKVNLFTGFLGVGKTTALRHLIANRPQHEKWAVIVNEFGEVGIDGAALLNDELAVAEIAGGCLCCVAGPQMTATVATLLRREKPDRLLIEASGLAHAAGVIDELRAKPLGEALEVAAVLTLVDPRQFIQPDYHRQPLYRDQISIADVLVANKIDTADIPTMEAFRAQAAALFPPKSLVGEVRDGQLDVAWLDAELAAKPRYRPAVLPDNASAWQSAGWTFDPELNFDGERLTRLFDGLPAKVPGLVRAKGVFRVLDSWVWLNWAAGQWGAAQVSWRRDSRFELIAPEFDAAAVEAWLKECLE; the protein is encoded by the coding sequence ATGAACAACAAGACCAAAGTCAACCTGTTTACCGGCTTTCTGGGCGTCGGCAAGACCACCGCGCTGCGCCACCTGATCGCCAACCGGCCGCAACACGAGAAGTGGGCGGTGATCGTCAACGAGTTCGGCGAAGTCGGCATAGACGGCGCCGCGCTGCTCAACGACGAGCTGGCGGTGGCGGAGATCGCCGGCGGCTGCCTGTGCTGCGTCGCCGGCCCGCAAATGACGGCCACCGTGGCCACGCTGCTGCGCCGCGAGAAGCCGGACCGCCTGCTGATCGAGGCCAGCGGCCTCGCCCATGCCGCCGGCGTCATCGACGAGCTGCGCGCCAAGCCCTTGGGCGAGGCGCTGGAAGTGGCCGCGGTGCTGACCTTGGTGGACCCGCGCCAGTTCATCCAGCCCGACTACCACCGCCAGCCGCTGTACCGCGACCAGATCTCCATCGCCGACGTGCTGGTGGCCAACAAGATCGACACCGCCGACATCCCGACCATGGAAGCCTTCCGCGCGCAGGCGGCGGCGCTGTTCCCGCCCAAGTCGCTGGTCGGCGAGGTGCGCGACGGCCAGCTGGATGTCGCCTGGCTGGACGCCGAGCTGGCGGCCAAGCCGCGCTACCGCCCGGCGGTGTTGCCGGACAATGCCAGCGCGTGGCAATCGGCCGGCTGGACCTTCGACCCGGAGCTGAATTTCGACGGCGAGCGGCTGACGCGGCTGTTCGACGGCCTGCCGGCCAAGGTGCCGGGCCTGGTTCGCGCCAAGGGCGTGTTCCGCGTGCTGGACAGTTGGGTATGGCTGAACTGGGCCGCCGGGCAGTGGGGCGCGGCCCAGGTGTCCTGGCGCCGCGACAGCCGCTTCGAGCTGATCGCGCCCGAATTCGACGCCGCCGCGGTGGAAGCCTGGCTGAAGGAGTGCCTGGAATGA
- a CDS encoding enoyl-CoA hydratase, whose amino-acid sequence MARYLTLERLGKSAIITLSNLPANLLTTDGLNELTATLQALNADDDVRSVVITGAGDAFFSAGADLKQFAAGDKAAADTLLQAFADTLQAIRAYRGVTVAAVNGFALGGGLECALVCDYIIAERGAKLGLPEAKVGLIPAAGGTKTLADKVGVSWAKRIILGGEVVSAEQALKIGLIEEVVDQGFAKIVAVSLANKVAGQSPAAVAVARKLIEDSPNLTLDEHLKRERAATLGLVGGSEQLDGVAAFLAKRAPSWAQDDDD is encoded by the coding sequence ATGGCCAGGTATCTGACACTTGAACGGCTGGGAAAGTCGGCCATCATCACGCTTTCCAACCTGCCTGCCAATCTGCTGACGACCGATGGCCTGAACGAGCTGACGGCGACGCTGCAGGCGTTGAATGCGGATGACGACGTGCGTTCGGTGGTGATTACCGGCGCCGGCGACGCGTTTTTTTCCGCCGGAGCGGATTTGAAGCAGTTCGCCGCAGGCGACAAGGCGGCGGCGGACACCTTGCTGCAGGCCTTCGCCGACACGCTGCAGGCGATACGCGCCTATCGCGGCGTGACTGTGGCAGCGGTGAACGGTTTCGCGCTGGGCGGCGGTCTGGAGTGCGCGCTGGTGTGCGACTACATCATCGCCGAGCGGGGCGCCAAGCTGGGCCTGCCTGAAGCCAAGGTCGGACTGATTCCGGCCGCCGGGGGCACCAAGACGCTGGCCGACAAGGTGGGCGTGTCCTGGGCCAAGCGCATCATTCTGGGCGGCGAGGTGGTGTCGGCCGAGCAGGCGCTGAAGATAGGCCTGATCGAAGAGGTGGTGGATCAGGGCTTCGCCAAGATCGTCGCGGTCAGCCTGGCCAACAAGGTCGCAGGACAGAGCCCGGCCGCGGTGGCGGTGGCGCGCAAGCTGATCGAGGATAGCCCCAACCTGACCCTGGACGAGCATCTGAAGCGGGAACGCGCGGCGACGCTGGGCCTGGTCGGCGGCTCGGAGCAGCTCGACGGCGTGGCGGCTTTCCTGGCCAAGCGCGCGCCAAGCTGGGCGCAGGACGACGACGATTGA
- a CDS encoding NAD(P)-binding protein has protein sequence MSITRRDFLNGFALTVAAGLTPLEILRAAPRQISASYYPPSLTGLRGNHDGSFENAHKLGRAHHAVNLGGAKVEEHYDLVVVGGGISGLAAAHYYRKKHPQAKVLILDNHDDFGGHAKRNEFKVGNRLMLGYGGTESLQSPKHVFSKEALALMKELTIDIDGLASHFHRNFYPDLKLSRGVFFNKEDFGVDKTVGGDPYLQVADDIDPKRLNARPIRDFINDFPMSKKDRDALIALHTSTRDYLGDMPKNKREAYLAKISYSTYLSRHVGLSATAIRFFQSRSNDFQAVGIDGLPALDARNLDLPGFHGVAGLGKISAEAEAELRDPYIYHFPDGNASIARLLVRKMIPQAAPGKDMNDIVLARFDYSKLDLPENPVRLRLNSTVVRVENAKGPVDVGYLDKGGRLRRVQGRHVVMACYNMMIPHIMPELENDQKQALAMNVKAPLVYTKVVLKHWDSFMKLGVHELYCPSMPYSRIKMDYPVDLGGYQHPRKPSEPMCLHMVYVPTIAGSNLDPRTQWKMGRAKLLAMPFSEHENMIRSQLQRILGPVGFDHNRDIAAITVNRWSHGYSYFLNSMYDDEEESKRIIAAARRPAGKVAIANSDSDWNPYTHAAIDQAWRAVNELS, from the coding sequence CTACCCGCCTTCGCTCACAGGCCTGCGCGGCAACCATGACGGCTCGTTCGAGAACGCGCACAAGCTGGGCCGCGCCCACCATGCCGTCAACCTGGGCGGCGCCAAAGTCGAAGAACATTACGACCTGGTGGTGGTCGGCGGCGGCATCAGCGGCCTTGCGGCCGCCCACTACTACCGCAAGAAGCACCCGCAGGCCAAGGTGCTGATCCTGGACAACCACGACGACTTCGGCGGCCACGCCAAGCGCAACGAGTTCAAGGTCGGCAACCGCCTGATGCTGGGCTACGGCGGCACCGAATCGCTGCAATCGCCCAAGCACGTGTTCAGCAAGGAAGCGCTGGCGCTGATGAAGGAACTGACCATCGACATCGATGGACTGGCCAGCCACTTCCACCGCAATTTCTACCCCGACCTCAAGCTGTCGCGCGGCGTGTTCTTCAACAAAGAAGACTTCGGCGTGGACAAGACCGTCGGCGGCGACCCCTATCTGCAGGTGGCGGACGACATCGACCCCAAGCGCCTGAACGCGCGCCCGATCCGCGACTTCATCAACGACTTCCCGATGTCCAAGAAAGACCGCGACGCGCTGATCGCCCTGCACACCAGCACCCGCGACTACCTGGGCGACATGCCCAAGAACAAGCGCGAGGCTTACCTCGCCAAGATCAGCTACAGCACCTATTTGTCCCGCCACGTCGGCCTGAGCGCCACCGCGATCCGCTTCTTCCAGTCGCGCAGCAACGACTTCCAGGCCGTGGGCATCGACGGCCTGCCGGCGCTGGACGCGCGCAACCTGGACCTGCCGGGCTTCCACGGCGTGGCCGGCCTGGGCAAGATCAGCGCCGAGGCGGAAGCCGAGCTGCGCGACCCCTACATCTACCACTTCCCGGACGGCAACGCCTCCATCGCCCGCCTCCTGGTGCGCAAGATGATCCCGCAGGCGGCGCCGGGAAAGGACATGAACGACATCGTGCTGGCCCGCTTCGACTACAGCAAGCTGGACCTGCCCGAAAACCCGGTGCGGCTGCGGCTGAACAGCACCGTGGTGCGCGTGGAGAACGCCAAGGGCCCGGTGGACGTCGGCTACCTGGACAAGGGCGGCAGGCTGCGCCGCGTGCAGGGCCGCCACGTAGTGATGGCCTGTTACAACATGATGATCCCGCACATCATGCCGGAGCTGGAAAACGATCAGAAGCAGGCGCTGGCGATGAACGTCAAGGCGCCGCTGGTCTACACCAAGGTGGTGCTGAAGCACTGGGACAGCTTCATGAAGCTGGGCGTGCACGAGCTGTACTGCCCGTCCATGCCGTACAGCCGCATCAAGATGGATTATCCGGTGGACCTGGGCGGCTACCAGCACCCGCGCAAGCCGTCCGAGCCGATGTGCCTGCACATGGTCTACGTGCCCACCATCGCCGGCTCCAACCTCGACCCGCGCACGCAGTGGAAGATGGGCCGCGCCAAACTGCTGGCCATGCCGTTCTCCGAACACGAGAACATGATCCGCAGCCAGCTGCAGCGCATCCTGGGCCCCGTAGGCTTCGACCACAACCGCGACATCGCGGCCATCACCGTCAACCGCTGGTCGCACGGCTATTCCTACTTCCTCAACTCGATGTACGACGACGAAGAAGAGTCCAAGCGCATCATCGCCGCCGCCCGCCGTCCGGCCGGCAAGGTGGCGATCGCCAACTCCGACTCCGACTGGAACCCGTACACCCACGCCGCCATCGACCAGGCATGGCGCGCCGTCAACGAGCTGAGCTGA
- a CDS encoding LysR family transcriptional regulator, translating into MEIYQLRTFVTVAQQGHLTQAAELLHLSQPAVTAQIKALEEEVGMPLFERNAGGVSLTRAGQELLPQAQGVLAAARDIINHAKQLKGQLSGQARVGVTLMPDILKLGPWVAALVSAHPLLEVQLTHGVSVDVLNLVRKKELDAGFYLGKNPYMNVSTVPLQTLDFRVALPPAWAGQMASGKLKDLGKLPWVGISQFSSLSKITAELWREINISPKKVAESDHLAVILELVAAGVGAALVREEEALAWEAEGRVWLVPDLRKRAELQFVYPADRAGDPVLETLLRELLAVWGLPCPQA; encoded by the coding sequence ATGGAAATCTACCAGTTGCGCACCTTCGTCACCGTGGCGCAGCAGGGCCATCTGACGCAGGCGGCCGAGCTGCTGCACCTGTCGCAGCCGGCGGTGACCGCGCAGATCAAGGCCTTGGAAGAAGAAGTGGGCATGCCGCTGTTCGAGCGCAACGCCGGCGGCGTCAGCCTCACCCGGGCCGGGCAGGAGCTGCTGCCTCAGGCTCAGGGCGTGCTGGCCGCGGCGCGCGACATCATCAACCACGCCAAGCAGCTGAAGGGACAGTTGTCCGGCCAGGCGCGCGTCGGCGTGACGCTGATGCCGGACATCCTGAAGCTGGGGCCATGGGTGGCCGCGCTGGTGAGCGCGCACCCGTTGCTGGAGGTGCAGTTGACCCACGGCGTGTCGGTGGACGTGCTCAATCTGGTGCGCAAGAAGGAACTGGACGCCGGCTTCTACCTGGGCAAGAACCCTTATATGAACGTCAGCACCGTGCCCTTGCAGACGCTGGATTTCCGCGTCGCGCTGCCGCCTGCCTGGGCGGGGCAGATGGCGTCGGGAAAGCTGAAGGATTTGGGCAAGCTGCCCTGGGTGGGCATTTCGCAGTTTTCCAGCCTGTCCAAGATCACCGCGGAGTTGTGGCGCGAGATCAATATCTCGCCTAAAAAGGTGGCGGAGAGCGATCACCTGGCCGTGATACTGGAGCTGGTGGCCGCCGGCGTCGGCGCGGCGCTGGTGCGCGAGGAAGAGGCCTTGGCATGGGAGGCGGAAGGGCGCGTCTGGCTGGTGCCCGATTTGCGCAAGCGAGCCGAATTGCAGTTCGTCTACCCGGCGGACCGGGCCGGCGATCCGGTGCTGGAGACCTTGTTGAGAGAGCTGCTGGCGGTCTGGGGACTGCCCTGTCCGCAAGCTTGA